DNA from Nitriliruptor alkaliphilus DSM 45188:
GCAACCCCGACGCCGCGTCGGCCTCGCGGCCGTTCGACGTGGACCGCGACGGGTTCGTGATGGGTGAGGGTGCGGGCGTGCTCGTGCTGGAGTCCGCGGCTCACGCGGCAGCCCGTGGTGCCACGGTCCTGGCGTCGGTCGCCGGGGCCGGTGCCTCCGCCGACGCCCACCACGCGACCGCACCTCCCGAGGACGGCGGCGGCGCGGTGCTGGCGATCCAGCGTGCGCTCGAGGACGCGGGGATCTCCCCGAGCGACCTCGGCCACATCAACGCCCACGGCACGTCCACCCCGCTCAACGACGTGGCCGAGTCGCGTGCGCTGCGGACCGTGCTCGGGGACGCCCTCGACGCCATCGCGGTCAGTTCGACCAAGGGTGTGACCGGCCACCTGCTCGGTGCCGCCGGCGCCGTCGAGGCGGCGTTCGCGATCCTCGCCATGCGTGACGGACTCGTACCACCGACCGCCAACCTCACCCGTCAGGACCCCGACATCGTCCTCGACGTCGTCGCCGGCAGCCCCCGCGGGGTCGCCCTCGATGCGGTGCTGTCGACGTCCATGGGCTTCGGCGGCCAGAACGCTGCCCTCGTCCTGACCCGAGCGTGACCCAGCCCCGTCCCACCCCGATCCCCCCGGAGCGCCCCGTGAGCGAGGCCACCCGCACCGAGACGTTCTCCCTCGATCCCACCGCCCTGCAGCCGGGCGACGGGGCGCGGGCGCGGCTGTCACGCCTGCTCGACCCGTCCTCGTTCGTCGAGCTCGGGTCGGCCCGTCACCACCGTGCCAGCGGCTTCGGGCTCGAGAAGCGTCACCCCGACGGGGACGGCGTCGTCGCCGGCACCGGCGCGGTCGAGGGCCGTGCCGTCAACGTGTACGCCCAGGACCGCCGAGTGCTCGGCGGTTCCCTCGGCGAGGCGCACGCGGACAAGATCGCGCGCAGCATCGAGCAGGCCTCACGCGGCGGCGTGCCCGTCATCGGGATCAACGACTCCGGCGGGGCACGTATCCAGGAGGGCGTCGCCGCCCTCGACGGGTACGGCCAGGTCTTCACCGCCAACGTCGCCGCCTCGGGCCGCGTCCCGCAGATCGCGCTGTTGCTCGGCCCGTGCGCGGGTGGAGCGACCTACTCGCCTGCCCTCATGGACTTCACGATCATGAGCGACGAGGCGTCGATGTTCCTCACCGGTCCCCGCGTGGTGAAGGCCGTCACCGGCGAGGACGTGGATGCCCGGTCCCTCGGCGGGCCCGAGGTCCACAGCGAGCGGTCGGGGTCGGCTCACTTCGTCGTGGACGACGATGAGCAGGCGTTCGCCGTCGCACGCGAGCTGCTCGGGTACCTGCCGGACTCGGCGTGGGCAGCACCCACGGAGGCGCCCGTCGAGGAGCCACCCGAGGTGGACCTGCGGGCCGTCGTGCCCGCCGACGGCCGTGCGCCGTACGACGTCCGCGACCTGATCCGCGGCATCGTGGACGGGGGCCGGTTCCTGGAGGTCCAGGCCCACTGGGCGCAGAACCTCGTCGTCGGCTTCTCGCGCATCGACGGCCGCACGGTCGGGATCGTGGCCAACCAGGCCCGGTGGCTCGCCGGCGTCCTCGACGGCACCGCCAGCGAGAAGGGTGCCCGGTTCGTGCGGTTCTGCGACGCGTTCGGCATCCCGCTGGTGGTCGCGGTCGACGTGCCGGGCTTCCTGCCGGGCACCGCCCAGGAGCACGGCGGGGTGATCCGCAAGGGCGCCAAGCTGCTGCACGCGTTCACGTCGGCGACCGTCCCGCGCATCTCCGTCGTCCTGCGCAAGGCCTTCGGTGGCGCCTACATCGTGATGAACTCGCGCTCGATCGGTGCCGACGCCGTGCTCGCGTGGCCGGGCGCCGAGCTGGCGGTGATGGGCGCCGAGGGGGCCGCGGACATCGTGTTCCGCCGCGCCATCGAACAGGAGCCCGACCGTCGCGAGGAGCTGGTCGACGGCTACCGCCGTGACGCGATGCACGTCGACGTCGCGGCTCGGCGCGGCAGCGTCGACGAGGTCATCGCACCCGAGGACACACGTCCGGCCCTGGTCGCCCTCCTGCGCTCCTTGCGGGGGGCTCGTCAGCCCGGGTTCGTCCACGACAACCTGCCCCAGTGACCGCCGCTGGCCGTCCCGTGACCTCGGCGCCGGTGCGCACCGGGGCCGGCCCCTCGGGCGTTCGTTCGGCCCCGCCGGACGCGATGGTCCCCGGCGCACGGTCGCTGGTACGCCGCAGCCTGCGGCCCGTGCTGCGGACCTGGCTCCACCTCCAGGTCGAGGGGGCCCACCACGTCCCGGCATCGGGGCCCGTGCTCCTCGGCTCCACGCACCAGTCGCACGCC
Protein-coding regions in this window:
- a CDS encoding acyl-CoA carboxylase subunit beta, translating into MSEATRTETFSLDPTALQPGDGARARLSRLLDPSSFVELGSARHHRASGFGLEKRHPDGDGVVAGTGAVEGRAVNVYAQDRRVLGGSLGEAHADKIARSIEQASRGGVPVIGINDSGGARIQEGVAALDGYGQVFTANVAASGRVPQIALLLGPCAGGATYSPALMDFTIMSDEASMFLTGPRVVKAVTGEDVDARSLGGPEVHSERSGSAHFVVDDDEQAFAVARELLGYLPDSAWAAPTEAPVEEPPEVDLRAVVPADGRAPYDVRDLIRGIVDGGRFLEVQAHWAQNLVVGFSRIDGRTVGIVANQARWLAGVLDGTASEKGARFVRFCDAFGIPLVVAVDVPGFLPGTAQEHGGVIRKGAKLLHAFTSATVPRISVVLRKAFGGAYIVMNSRSIGADAVLAWPGAELAVMGAEGAADIVFRRAIEQEPDRREELVDGYRRDAMHVDVAARRGSVDEVIAPEDTRPALVALLRSLRGARQPGFVHDNLPQ